The genome window CTCCAGGTGTGTTTCAGATTCACCTCTCACTTCGATGCCCAAATCAGTAAGTATAGTTTTGATGCGCTCTGCACCGATGTGCTGGCCAATAAGTTGGTGTGTGCGCTCTATACTTAAGCTGATGTCTGTATTAGCTATAGGCTGCGGATAAACATCCACGATATCAGAAGAAATAACACCACCGGCAATTTCCTGCATCAGTAAAGCAGCACGCTTTAAGGCGGTAATTACCATGTTCGGGTCTGTACCACGCTCGAAACGGAACGATGCATCGGTCTTTAAACCATGCGTAGTGCCTGTGCGGCGTACATAATCCGGTGAGAAATAAGCGCTTTCTATAAATATAGTTGTAGTCGCTTCGGTTACTCCTGACTTCTTACCACCGAACACACCAGCAATCGCCATAGGTTCTTCAGTGTTGCAGATCATCAGGTCGTTGGCCTTCATTTTGCGCTCTACATCATCCAAAGTTACAAAAGGAGTACCTTCAGCTATAGTCTTAACTATAATTTTATCGCCTTTTATCTGATCAGCATCGAAAGCGTGCAACGGCTGGCCCAGCTCGTGCAGTACATAGTTGGTAACGTCTACTATGTTGTTGATCGGTGACAGGTCGATAGCACGCAGGCGTTTCTGCAGCCACTCCGGCGACGGGCCAACTTTTACACCAGTTATAGTTACACCAGCATAGCGCGGGCAGGCTTCGATATTCTCAACTTCAACAGCTATAGTTCGGGAGGTATTTTCTACCTTAAAAGCGGATACATCCGGCAGCGTAGCGGGTGTTTTAAGCAGTGCCTGCAGGTCGCGGGCCACGCCAAAATGCGAAGCAGCATCGGCACGGTTAGGTGTTAATCCTATCTCAAAAACTTCATCCGGGTTCAGCCCGAAATAATCAGCGGCAGGTGTTCCGTTTGGCAGGTCTGTGTTTAAAACTATAATTCCGGCATGTGATGTACCGATACCTATCTCATCTTCGGCACAGATCATCCCTTCCGACACTGCTCCACGAATCTTAGATTTTTTGATCTTGAAAGCTTCGCCGCCCGTTGGGTAAAGTGTGCTGTTTACAGTTGCTACTACCACTTTTTGCCCCGCAGCCACATTCGGCGCACCGCACACGATCTGGCTCGGTTCACCAGTACCAATATCTACCGTAGTCAAGCTTAGTTTATCGGCATCCGGATGGCGCTCGCAGGTAAGTACTTCGCCTATCACAATACCTTCCAGACCGCCTTTTACAGCTTCCAGTTTGTGAATGGCTTCTACTTCCAGGCCTGCGCCCGTTAGTAAAGCCCCTACTTCTTCCGCATTTTTATCTATATGAATCAGCTGTTTTAACCAGTCGAGTGAGATCAGCATGTCGTATTTTTTATTCTTTTAAAGTATAACCTGTAAACTACAGGCCTTCAACTTCAAAATTAAACATTATTCTGTTTCCTGCTGCAAGTGATGTAAAATTGTCGGAGTTTATAGTTTCTATCTTCTCATTTCGAGCAGAGTAGAAAAATCTTATATGTCCTATGAGGTATATACTTGTTCAGATCTAGCCACACTTTCATAGTTACTATCAATCCTGGGAGCTTTACTTACCTATAGTTGCCATACCTGGCTTTGGTGCCCTCACGGCCGGGAGGCCTCGTCTTTGGGCCTAGCGCTGCTGATTTGAAGCTCCCCTCGTACCTCGGGTTGGCTGCGCCACCGCAATAAATCAAAGGCGCTCCACCCAAAGACTGATATCAGTTCGATAGCTATAGGTCTTATAGTTTGAGAAGTAATAGTTTCATAGCTTTTCTCCTGGTTATAGTTTCGCAGGGACAGATAAACCTGTCCTTTCTCTTGGACTGTAACTATAAAGCTACAACCACAACTATAGCAAGGACGGTTAAAGCTCCCCGCCTTAGATAAGGAGGGGTTGGGGGTGGTTGGACCACTATAGAACTATAACCAAAGACACTGCCATGCCTGTCCCTGTCGGGCCAGTTGCATCAGGAGATGCAACATCATACTAAGACACGAGCGAGGATGCTCGCGCCAGATAATAGAATCCTGGCCATCCATTAATCCTGAAAATCCTGACTCAGACGAAAAAGAACTAGGGTGAGGTAATTATTTCTGTACTTCGTACGTTTTCTCTCCTGCAGGTATAGCTATAGTCAGGCGGTTATCTTTTGGTGGTACCGGACACACGTATTCGGGGTTATAGGCGCAGAAAGGACTGTAGGCGCGGTTAAAATCAAGCACTACGGTTTTAGCATCTTCTTTAAATGGAATATCCATGTAGCGGCCTCCACCATATGTTTCGAAGCCGTTGGTTTTATCGGTAAACGGCACAAACAGCTGCTCTTTCTCTTCGGAAAGTTTCTTGTAAAGCGTCAGGCGCTGAGGTTTGCCTTCCAGTTCAAAAGTAGCGGCAGCATAACGTAAGTATGGCTCGTAACTGCCATTGGTAAGCGGCATCAGCAAGGTATCCTGTTTGGGAAGCTCTTCTACTTTTGCAGAAACCCTATACTTTACATTTGGCTCATAATAAACCAGGTTCTTGAAAGTTTGGCGACCTTCTTCGGTAAATGGGCTGTTGGTGCGGCTCCTGAACGACAGGTCTTTGTCTTCACGCTCTTTCAGAAGCGGCTTCAGGTAATTTTCTTCACTCAGGAAGGTTTCTTTTACGAAATAGAACAGCACCAGCAGAATACCGGCATATATTACAAGCTTTACAGGGCGTTGCATAGTTTCAGTAGCTAAAGTTCCGGGCAAAGTTCGGAAATTTTGTGCTCATACTTACACTTTGTCAGATGCTATTACTTCTAATCTTGCTATTTACGCTTTGGCTGGTTCTCATCCATCACACCTTCTTTACACGCAATCGTACAACTAATAACTCCCTCTCATTTCTTAATAGATTCTGATTATCACAAACTATGAAGTATCTAGCATTTGCTGTGGCTATAATGCTTGTAACAGCATGTACTGAGCAGGAAAGAGATGTAAATACGAATCATACTGAAAAACACGAACGTGCCGACAATAACACAACTAGTATGGAAACACAAATACCTACCTCGTTAAAGGCGGAGCACGAAGAGCTTCACAAAAAGTTAGAAAGCTATACAAAATTGCCTGGTAAAACAGGTATTGCTGCTAAAGCTGTTGCCGATAAACTTCATCCACATTTTAACAAAGAAGAGGAGTATGCCCTACCCCCGCTTGGCTTGCTTCCTGACCTGGCTGAGGGTAAAACATCTGATGAAATGAGAGCTGTTATACCTCAAACAGATAAGTTAAAAGAGGAATTTCAGCAAATGCTGGCAGAACATCAGCAAATTGTAAAAACGTTAGATGAGCTCAGTGCAGCTGCAAAAGAAGAGAATCATCCGGAGGTAATGCAGTTTGTGGATGCTCTGAAACTCCACGCCAAAACAGAAGAAGAAGTACTTTATCCTACGGCCATTCTCATCGGTGAATATCTGAAGCTGAAATTATAGTTGTCAGATGTAGTATACCTTCGCTTGCGCCTTCTAAAACTTATGGCCGTCACTATTCTTTAAATTACTTTAGCCCTATATTTACAGGTATAATACTACAACGCGCCCTTATGTTAACATTAGCTGAAAGACACCAGCAAATATTAAGCAAACTAAAGCAGGAAGGACAGGTAAACGTGCTGGACCTTTGCGAAAAGCTAAGTGTTTCGTCTGTGACTATCCGGAAGGATCTTAAACTACTGGAAGACAAAGGATTGTTATTCAGAACCCATGGTGGCGCTACAGCAAACAACCCTTATACTACCGACCGTTCTGTAAACGAAAAAGAGAAAATACAGGCTTCTGAAAAGATGCGCATCGGTGCGGCGGCGGCAAGCCTGCTCCACCCCAACGATTCTATACTTATTGCTTCGGGTACTACCGTACTGGCTCTTGCCAGAAACATACCTGCTACCAATAACCTGACTGTCATCACCCCTTCGCTAAACATTGCCCTGGAACTGAACCGACACCCGGAAATAGAAGTGATGCAACTGGGAGGCGTACTCCGCAAAAGCTCTTCTTCGGTTACCGGTCCTTACGCCGAAAGTATATTGGCCGACTTCTCGTGCAGCAAGCTTTTTTTAGGTGTGGATGGCATTGATCTGGACTTCGGTTTAACGACTACAAACGTAATGGAAGCGCACTTGAACCGCCAGATGATCAAGGTATCCCAGAAAACCATAGTCCTGGCAGATTCCACGAAGTTTGGAAAGAGAGGGTTCGGTAAGATTTGTGGCTTTGAGTATATAGATCAGATTATTACAGATAGTGGTGTATCGGAGTATAATGTGAAAGCGCTGGAAGGCATGGGAATTAAAGTAACTATAGTATAACAACTGTAAAAGAAAAAGGCCTCGCAGGATTAACTTCTTGCGAGGCCTTTTTCTTTTAGTATAGTTACTTTAATAAGCTATACTTGAAATACATATTATTGCTTATAGGTATTTTTTCAGGATACCAGCCCATACTTTATAGCCAGCTATAGTTAAATGCAGGCCATCGTGGGTGTATTCCTGTTTTAGTTTGCCATCGCTGTTTGTAAAATTTGGGTGCAGGTCTATCACCGTTACTTTTTCAGTTGCTGCAATTTCTTTTATCCCCTTGTTTACAGCCACAGTCTGTGCTTCTTTGTTGTAGTGCTTCTTAAACTTATCAAAAGTATTGTTGGTTGGCAGCAATGTCTGCACGTAGATTTTTGTTTTCGGAGAACCGGCTTTTATTCTGCGGATAATCTTTTTATAGTTGGCAAGTATAACTTCTTCCGGCACGTTACGCGAAATATCATTTATACCAATCAGCAGGAAAACTTTTGCCGGTTTTCCTTCAATCACTTCATCCAGGCGCTCCAGCACACCAAATGTAATATCACTGGATATACCGCGGTTGCGTACATTTTTATTCTCCAGCAATTCGGCCCAGTCTATGTGAGCTGTTAAGCTGTTACCTAAAAAGATGATGTCTTTTTTTGAGTTTTTATGTTTTCTGAAATAATCAACCTGCACCTGGTAAGTAGCCGGGCGGTAGGTGCTGTCGTACTTAGCAACTTCAGACTTCGTGCCTTCCACCATCATAACTCCCGGGGCATAAGTAGTGTCAATTCTTTCCTGGGCAATAGCTCCCAACGAAAAAAACGAACCGGTTAAAGTAAGTACAAGCAGGCAAAGGGTATTCTTAAGCTTCATTTTTGATACTCTTGATCAGGTAATTAATAAGTTTATACTTGCCGTTACAGCTTATTTTTGCATCTCCTTAAACAGGTTCGGGTAATCCGATATGATGCCATCCACACCCATTGCTTTCAGTCGGGCAATATCTTCGGCTGTATTCACTGTCCAGGGAATTACTTTTATGTTTTTAGCATGTGCTTTTGCGATCAGTTCAGGAGTTACCAGTTTATAGTTGGGGCTGTAAACCACTGGCGTAAAACCCAGTCGCTCAATATTCTCTTCAAAGCTATCTTTATTACTCACCAACAGTGATGCTCTAATATGCGGGTATTGCTGGTGCAGCACTTGTAGCGTTCTCGGGTCGAAAGACTGTATAATTGCCCACTGAGTCAGCTTCTTCTCTTCCAGTACTTCCACCAGTTTTTTCACAAAAACAGCCGGCTCGGGGTGTATAGCATTATCTCCGTCCGGCACAGACTTGGTTTCGATATTATAGAAAACCTGCGGCAGGTTATTCTTCTTAATATGCGTCTGCACCGAATCTATCAGCTCTGACAGCAAAGGTATGTAGGTCTTTAGTTTCTGCTGCTGCGGATACGCATCATAGAACTTGGTCCCCATCTCAAATTGGTGCACCTGGTCGTAATCCATCTGGTAGATCGCGTACTTCTTATTTTCTTCCTTGGTTATATCTTTACCATCCGGGGTGCGGGCATACAACGGGTTAATATGCGGATCATGCGTTACCACTACCTTTCCATCTTTGGTAATGTGCGTGTCCATTTCCAAAGTTGTAACCCCTAGTTCCAGCGCCTTCATCATAGCCGGGATTGAGTTCTCAGGCATCAGGCCGCGTGCGCCACGGTGCCCTTCTGTATCAAAGGCAGGTAGTTCAGGATTCTGTTGCTGCGATATAGTTTCTGTACTTTTGCAACCTGCCAGCAACAGCAATGCAGCAAGCGCAACAGGTACTATTTTATTTATGATCATGGTTTGCTAAAGTATAAATCAAAGTATAGACTATAGTTATGATATCGCTTTCTGACTTTCGTATTTTCTTCCGAAGCGGTCGGTAGCTACCACTTTAAGCTGCTTAACAGTTGCCGGAACAAATGCTTCAAAGAAGTGCTCTGTTTCGCGGGGCTCTACATAAGTGCGGCCTTTTGGCAACTGATCGCCCTGGTATTGTTCCCACGCAACCGGGTCGTATGATACAATATTCTGTAAGGTTCCTTTATACTGATTATCAGCCCACCATTCTACTTTCCATTCCGGGTCCCAGTTCCAGACGTTTACCAACATGCGATTCTGATTTTCCGCAGGTTGTACATACACCGTCATTTGGTGGTCAGCATCAAACCCTGTCGACTTGTAGTACCATTTTAAATCTGTGCCATCTACTTCATAAACCGCATACCCGCCTGGTGCTCCATCGCCGCAAACCGGCCCCGTCCAGAGGTTACCACATACGGTGCCATGGTTGTGCTCAAATATGCCTTGCTCTATTACGTTGCGGTTATAGTGCGTGTGCCCCGTCATGATGTGTACTTTGTGGTTTTTCAGGATCGGGTAAAGTTCTTCCTTGTTCTTTACACCCCAGTGTACCGGAATGTGTGCGCAAAGTATAACCAGGTTATCGGTGGGCACCATGGCCAGGTCTTTCTCCAGCCATTTGAGCTGGCGCTCTGTAATATAACCGTCGTATTGTTTGTCTTTGCCCAGGTAACGTACGTCATCCAGCACCACGTAATGCAGCTTGCCGCGATTAAAAGAGTAATACGTAGGGCCATATGTTGCTTCAAACGTTTTATCTGAAACTTCATCGCCACCTTTGTTCAGGTCCTGGTCGTGGTTACCAAGCACCTGGAAGAACGGAATCCCCATAGTGGCTACGCCCTGGTCGTAATCTTTGTATAGCTCAGGATTATCCCATGTAATATCCCCTACTGTTATACCGTGCACCAGCGTACCGGCAGCCATACTTTGCAGGGTTTTTACTGTATCCGGCACCGACTCATCCAGCATGCGTTGTGCATCTTTTTTATTGCGCGGCTGTGGATCAGCCCAGATAATAAAATTATGCTTTGCATCATCAGTTGGCAGGGCCTTTAACTCAAAGTTATAGTCCTGTTCAGAGCTATTATCAATGTATTGGTAGTGTCGGGCAATGCCGTTTTCATTAGGGAAATCATAACCAGCCGGTACCGATACCCACACGAATTTTGCCTGCTCGTTTACCGGCAATTCATACTTGCCTTTGCGGTTAGTCTTTACCACACTATACCCATCGGATACTACCACCCCTGACAACTTTTTGCTACCGGCCATTACTCTGCCTTTAATGGTTTTTGTAGAGGGTGTTGCAAGTGCCGAAGTATAGCTTCCACTAAGTATAAGGCCGCCTGAAAAAAGGAGTATGCGCTCTAAAAAGGATCTTCTCTTCATGACTGTAATAGTTAAATGCCCGGCACCGTTTTCAGGCTTTCAAAATAATTAATGTAATTGTTAAAAAGCTCATGATTCTTCAGGAGCAGCATGGTTTCGTTGTTGTTGCGGAGCGCATTCTGGGTAAAGTTATGCGAACCCGTAATCAAGATTTTAGTGTTGGGGTTGCCCTGCCAGTTACCCTCTATAAGTATAAACTTTGAATGGATATTCGCTTTTGAGATGTCAAACACTTTAAGGTATGCGCCTTTCTGCTCCAGTTCCCTTAACCCGGTCATAATGCTTGCATCAATCTTGTTTTTAACAACCAGTTCTATAGTAGCGCCTTGCTCCTGTAGCTGAGCCAGTTTCTCTACAATGTTCAGGCGGCTATTTGTCCAGTCAGACATGCCAATTTTTATAGTTGCCGTAGCCGGATCTGTAATGTTGTTAAGGAACTCGATAATTGTGTCGTCGCCGTAAGCAGTGCCGTTGCGGCGTTTGGGCATGAAGTAAGCATTTATACCTGTGGCGGCATCGTTATACTCCTTGTAATAATAATCTTTCATACCAGATGATGCCTTGGCCTGCATATCAGTCCAATAGGTTTTATAAGCCTGGTATAAACTTGTATGTGATAGCATTATTGCATCCTGAAACTTGCCTGCATCAGCCTCTGTAAAATTGTGTGATGTCTGGAATACCACGTTCTGTACATTCCCATTGGTGGTTACAACCTCCGAAAAAACAGCAAACTTATTATGGTTAATGGCTATTGAGCTTGCATCATTAATGATAGAGATGATCACATTGCCTTTTGCTTCCAGACCACGCTTTAGCTCGTGGTAAGGCAACGGGTTTATTTCCTGCGATTCTTCACGGCCCATGTCCATAGCTACGTAAAGTTTTACGCCCCTCTCATTAGCGGCTTTTATAGCCTGTATCAATGGCGGATAATCTAAAAGAAAAATACTCAGGTGGATGGTCGCATTTTCAGGAGTAGCATTGATCAGGGAGATCAGGTTATCAAGTATAGTTAGAGAAGTAGAGCCCTGTTTAATCTTATTTACATCTGTAAAAATAGCATCCGGGAAAGTAGCGTTAACAGGTGTAATTGTATCAACCTCTGGCGGAGCAGGAGCCGGAGTTTCTGTTTTCTCGCTCTTGCAGGCCACAAATAACAGGCAAAAAAATAAGGCGTAGAGGGTATGCTTAAACATGAATGTGCGTTCGGGGATTTTATATTTTACTTTTCTTGTGGTGCGGGCTGGCTCTTACTTAAAAGCCAGCACCTGCCCCAAAGAAACTAAAACTGACGAACCTGGAATGCCTGGCCTATACTTTAAAGTATAGGCCACGAACAGGTTTGGGTAAGGTAGCTTTCAGCAACTATAAATTATAATTTGCCTGCGCTACAGGATTAAAAAAATTAAGGCGCCCCTGTTGTCAGGGCCGCCTTAATGTAGAGTTATACTTAGTATGAGTAAACAGCGAAGTCATCTATACCCAGGCGGCCGTTGTCTATAGTTGCGCTCGATATACCCAAACCAAGTTTGTTTATTCTAAAACGAACCGGTC of Pontibacter deserti contains these proteins:
- a CDS encoding phospholipase D-like domain-containing protein — translated: MACKSEKTETPAPAPPEVDTITPVNATFPDAIFTDVNKIKQGSTSLTILDNLISLINATPENATIHLSIFLLDYPPLIQAIKAANERGVKLYVAMDMGREESQEINPLPYHELKRGLEAKGNVIISIINDASSIAINHNKFAVFSEVVTTNGNVQNVVFQTSHNFTEADAGKFQDAIMLSHTSLYQAYKTYWTDMQAKASSGMKDYYYKEYNDAATGINAYFMPKRRNGTAYGDDTIIEFLNNITDPATATIKIGMSDWTNSRLNIVEKLAQLQEQGATIELVVKNKIDASIMTGLRELEQKGAYLKVFDISKANIHSKFILIEGNWQGNPNTKILITGSHNFTQNALRNNNETMLLLKNHELFNNYINYFESLKTVPGI
- a CDS encoding DUF1684 domain-containing protein, with product MQRPVKLVIYAGILLVLFYFVKETFLSEENYLKPLLKEREDKDLSFRSRTNSPFTEEGRQTFKNLVYYEPNVKYRVSAKVEELPKQDTLLMPLTNGSYEPYLRYAAATFELEGKPQRLTLYKKLSEEKEQLFVPFTDKTNGFETYGGGRYMDIPFKEDAKTVVLDFNRAYSPFCAYNPEYVCPVPPKDNRLTIAIPAGEKTYEVQK
- a CDS encoding glycerophosphodiester phosphodiesterase, which translates into the protein MIINKIVPVALAALLLLAGCKSTETISQQQNPELPAFDTEGHRGARGLMPENSIPAMMKALELGVTTLEMDTHITKDGKVVVTHDPHINPLYARTPDGKDITKEENKKYAIYQMDYDQVHQFEMGTKFYDAYPQQQKLKTYIPLLSELIDSVQTHIKKNNLPQVFYNIETKSVPDGDNAIHPEPAVFVKKLVEVLEEKKLTQWAIIQSFDPRTLQVLHQQYPHIRASLLVSNKDSFEENIERLGFTPVVYSPNYKLVTPELIAKAHAKNIKVIPWTVNTAEDIARLKAMGVDGIISDYPNLFKEMQK
- a CDS encoding hemerythrin domain-containing protein, producing the protein MKYLAFAVAIMLVTACTEQERDVNTNHTEKHERADNNTTSMETQIPTSLKAEHEELHKKLESYTKLPGKTGIAAKAVADKLHPHFNKEEEYALPPLGLLPDLAEGKTSDEMRAVIPQTDKLKEEFQQMLAEHQQIVKTLDELSAAAKEENHPEVMQFVDALKLHAKTEEEVLYPTAILIGEYLKLKL
- a CDS encoding GDSL-type esterase/lipase family protein, whose translation is MKLKNTLCLLVLTLTGSFFSLGAIAQERIDTTYAPGVMMVEGTKSEVAKYDSTYRPATYQVQVDYFRKHKNSKKDIIFLGNSLTAHIDWAELLENKNVRNRGISSDITFGVLERLDEVIEGKPAKVFLLIGINDISRNVPEEVILANYKKIIRRIKAGSPKTKIYVQTLLPTNNTFDKFKKHYNKEAQTVAVNKGIKEIAATEKVTVIDLHPNFTNSDGKLKQEYTHDGLHLTIAGYKVWAGILKKYL
- the pheT gene encoding phenylalanine--tRNA ligase subunit beta, yielding MLISLDWLKQLIHIDKNAEEVGALLTGAGLEVEAIHKLEAVKGGLEGIVIGEVLTCERHPDADKLSLTTVDIGTGEPSQIVCGAPNVAAGQKVVVATVNSTLYPTGGEAFKIKKSKIRGAVSEGMICAEDEIGIGTSHAGIIVLNTDLPNGTPAADYFGLNPDEVFEIGLTPNRADAASHFGVARDLQALLKTPATLPDVSAFKVENTSRTIAVEVENIEACPRYAGVTITGVKVGPSPEWLQKRLRAIDLSPINNIVDVTNYVLHELGQPLHAFDADQIKGDKIIVKTIAEGTPFVTLDDVERKMKANDLMICNTEEPMAIAGVFGGKKSGVTEATTTIFIESAYFSPDYVRRTGTTHGLKTDASFRFERGTDPNMVITALKRAALLMQEIAGGVISSDIVDVYPQPIANTDISLSIERTHQLIGQHIGAERIKTILTDLGIEVRGESETHLELSVPPFKVDVTREADVVEEVLRIYGFNNIEMSGHMATTYMASFSKPYPEDVTDTIMDYIADNGFLEIITNSITNSNYYKPAGDAEVAGLVNVVNYNSEDLDVLRKSMVFSGLEVLRRNINRRQRDLKLFELGKIYQQLEDGTTKESRRLALYMAGNLTAESWKQPGVKMAFHDLAGVVQNVLRKLNASDYEIQPLQPNPYMKQGIAYVKNGTVLAEIGPLDAGVAKFMEVKEQVWYAELNWDYLLKKYKTNLVAEELPKFPEVRRDLSLVLDKAVTFDQVKHIAFRTERKLLQDVNVFDVYEGDKIEQGKKAYAISFTLLDRQQTLTDKVIDSTMTRLMQQFEKQLGAFIRK
- a CDS encoding DeoR/GlpR family DNA-binding transcription regulator; the encoded protein is MLTLAERHQQILSKLKQEGQVNVLDLCEKLSVSSVTIRKDLKLLEDKGLLFRTHGGATANNPYTTDRSVNEKEKIQASEKMRIGAAAASLLHPNDSILIASGTTVLALARNIPATNNLTVITPSLNIALELNRHPEIEVMQLGGVLRKSSSSVTGPYAESILADFSCSKLFLGVDGIDLDFGLTTTNVMEAHLNRQMIKVSQKTIVLADSTKFGKRGFGKICGFEYIDQIITDSGVSEYNVKALEGMGIKVTIV
- a CDS encoding calcineurin-like phosphoesterase C-terminal domain-containing protein, with product MKRRSFLERILLFSGGLILSGSYTSALATPSTKTIKGRVMAGSKKLSGVVVSDGYSVVKTNRKGKYELPVNEQAKFVWVSVPAGYDFPNENGIARHYQYIDNSSEQDYNFELKALPTDDAKHNFIIWADPQPRNKKDAQRMLDESVPDTVKTLQSMAAGTLVHGITVGDITWDNPELYKDYDQGVATMGIPFFQVLGNHDQDLNKGGDEVSDKTFEATYGPTYYSFNRGKLHYVVLDDVRYLGKDKQYDGYITERQLKWLEKDLAMVPTDNLVILCAHIPVHWGVKNKEELYPILKNHKVHIMTGHTHYNRNVIEQGIFEHNHGTVCGNLWTGPVCGDGAPGGYAVYEVDGTDLKWYYKSTGFDADHQMTVYVQPAENQNRMLVNVWNWDPEWKVEWWADNQYKGTLQNIVSYDPVAWEQYQGDQLPKGRTYVEPRETEHFFEAFVPATVKQLKVVATDRFGRKYESQKAIS